The following nucleotide sequence is from Anaerococcus sp. Marseille-Q7828.
TGCTGTAGAAGGTTTTCTGCATACAAGGAGTCAGATTCAATACAATCTGAGATTGTTTGGCTGGGCTGTATTTATGGCTGCTGGAAACAGTTTGATGGAAGTATTATTAAGAAGCAAAGATATTCATATTGATAATAATATCTTTTTGACACTGGCACTGGGTGTATTGATTCTGAATATAAATGCGGATTCCAAAAAGCGGTTCGTAAAAAATAGCTTAACAAGAGTGCTTCAAGTGTTGTTGGAAATTGGTGTATTTATTGTAGGATTCATATTTGCCGAAGGTGGTAATATTGTAATTCCATTTATGCTTATTACATATTTGTTTAGAGGATCACCTAAAAAGCGAAATTTGATATATATTATATATGCAGTAATTCTTGCAGCGTTGTCTATAAGTGATACATTCAATTATGAGGATCCAATGATTGCTTTGGATATGATGTTATATAATTCGGACTGGTTATTTATTACAGTTCTTCCATTTATGTATCTTTACAATGGGGAACGAGGCAAAAATAACAAATTTACAAAATATTTCTTTTATATTTTTTATCCTGCCCATTTGTGGATTATTGCGATCATAAGCTATTTTGCATAACAACAACGGAGGTTTTATAACGTTATATTGCCAACAAAACATCTCGGCAAGGTATATGAAGAAGATCCCTATACCGCTTTAAGCGATATCAATTTCAGCTGGATTGTA
It contains:
- a CDS encoding TraX family protein codes for the protein MSVQNNKRYQFNEFQIKLFMAMLMVLDHLPHIPGLVPPLLVGIFHAVTRCVGVWFAFNAVEGFLHTRSQIQYNLRLFGWAVFMAAGNSLMEVLLRSKDIHIDNNIFLTLALGVLILNINADSKKRFVKNSLTRVLQVLLEIGVFIVGFIFAEGGNIVIPFMLITYLFRGSPKKRNLIYIIYAVILAALSISDTFNYEDPMIALDMMLYNSDWLFITVLPFMYLYNGERGKNNKFTKYFFYIFYPAHLWIIAIISYFA